From a region of the Bacteroidota bacterium genome:
- a CDS encoding helix-turn-helix transcriptional regulator gives MALGTKIRYFRNLKGWSQDVMADKLDISLPAYSKIERDITDVSFSRLNQICKVLGITLIELLSYPSKSTDQNNLLKTLAEKEKEIIKLQKKIIELLEKKK, from the coding sequence ATGGCTTTAGGAACAAAAATCAGATACTTTAGAAATTTAAAAGGGTGGAGTCAGGATGTTATGGCTGATAAATTAGATATATCGTTACCAGCCTATTCAAAAATAGAAAGAGACATAACAGATGTTAGTTTTTCAAGATTAAATCAAATTTGTAAAGTTCTTGGAATAACCTTAATAGAATTGCTTTCCTATCCTTCAAAATCAACAGACCAAAATAATCTACTGAAAACATTAGCAGAAAAGGAAAAAGAAATAATTAAACTTCAAAAGAAAATAATTGAACTTTTAGAGAAGAAGAAATAA